A stretch of the Equus caballus isolate H_3958 breed thoroughbred chromosome X, TB-T2T, whole genome shotgun sequence genome encodes the following:
- the CETN2 gene encoding centrin-2: MGSGAARAGQWERRGVGVYVGCRNNGRRSPSAMASNFKKANMASTSQRKRMSPKPELTEEQQQEIREAFDLFDADGTGTIDVKELKVAMRALGFEPKKEEIKKMISEIDKEGTGKMNFSDFLTVMTQKMSEKDTKEEILKAFKLFDDDETGTISFKNLKRVAKELGENLTDEELQEMIDEADRDGDGEVNEQEFLRIMKKTSLY; this comes from the exons ATGGGGAGCGGGGCTGCGCGCGCGGGTCAGTGGGAACGGCGCGGAGTCGGTGTGTACGTCGGTTGCCGTAACAACGGGCGGCGGAGTCCGTCAGCGATG GCCTCTAACTTTAAGAAGGCGAACATGGCATCAACTTCCCAGCGAAAAAGGATGAGTCCTAAGCCGGAGCTTACTGAAGAGCAGCAACAGGAAATCCGGGAAGCTTTTGATCTCTTCGACGCTGATGGAACTGGGACTATAGACGTTAAGGAACTTAAG GTGGCAATGAGGGCACTAGGCTTTGaaccaaagaaagaagagatcaagAAAATGATCAGCGAAATTGATAAGGAAGGGACAGGAAAAATGAACTTTAGTGACTTTTTGACAGTCATGACTCAGAAAATG TCGGAGAAAGATACcaaagaagaaatcctgaaaGCTTTCAAGCTCTTTGATGATGATGAAACTGGGACGATATCGTTCAAAAATCTCAAACGCGTGGCCAAGGAGTTGGGTGAGAACCTCACTGATGAGGAGCTGCAG GAAATGATTGATGAAGCTGATcgagatggagatggagaagtCAATGAGCAAGAGTTCCTGCGCATCATGAAAAAGACCAGCCTTTATTAA